The region GCTCTTTTCAAGACCATTGAATTAAGACGACCCAAACAATGCAAAACGCATGCATTCTATATATGGTACATATGAAATATATGCATAATGTTTCATAATAGTATTTAGAAATATTATAAACAGTTCTGAAACAATATTGTATTTGGGGAATGTTTTGGCTGTCAGAAAACTCTCACAAAAAGAGGCGTTCTACTTCTTTACGTCAATTGGCAATTTCACTGGCAGGATTGCAACATCACTTGAGAGTTTCTTGAAAGAGATTAGAGATGTCGAAGCAAAATCACTAGAGTTTCATCTGGAAAGGAAAGACTTTGAGAAGTGGATCATTGACGTTCTGAGGGACACAAAGTTGGCTAGAGAAATCCGGAACCTGCGAAATCAAAAACTCACTGGAAAAGCCCTGCGGAATAGTCTTTGCACAACCGTTTCAAGACGTTATAAAGAGCTAGCAGGAAAAAAGTAGTTAACAGACACCAAAATTTACCCCACAAATTTCATTATCCATGGCATGCATGCATACTGGCTACCCTTTTCCCCAATTGGTTCGTTCCCACAATCTTTCATGAAAGTAATAGAAAACAACCTGAATTACATTAAATATCGCAGTGATGTATGTCGTCTGGATCCAATTGCCTGTAATGATCCATGTGGTTGCTCCTAATACTAAAATCCCCGTAACTCTCCAAGTTGCGCTCTTGAGCAGGCTTCTCAATTTTGTGTCCAATTTTCACCCTCCAAGCACGCGCATTCCTCTTTCTATTTGAAGCTTGTTGACCAGCGTTTCGAACATATCTTAGTTTTTCTTTCAAGAGAGTTGTCTATGGCTATCAAGGCAATGCGTGCACCATTGTGTGCTATTCTGGTGATGTTCCAAAGTATCAACCTCAAATGCGGTATTTCAGGAAGCTCCTGCATCAACCGGTCTCTTTCCAGCTCAATGAAAGTCCGTATTTCTAAAAGGCTGTTTGCGATCTTGATGTCGCCTATGAAGAAGCAGTCTACAGATTTTAAGACCAAGTCATGGGTTAAGTCATTTAGATTGCTTATTCTTTCGATTACCCATTTAGGCAATTGATCTCTATATTTTTGTAGTAGTTCAATAACTCTGCGGGCTATTTCTTCAGCGTAATCAGCAATCAACTCAAGGTATCTCAACATCAGTCCAAAGTATAGAATGTGTAAGGGGTCTTTCAATCCTATTTCTTTAGCTACTTCTCTTCTTCTTTGTGCAGAAATTAGCAACCGCATCGCAAGCAAATACATCATATCAGCTTCATCCTCTCGGTTTATAGCGTCTTTTGCTAATGAAGTGTCGAACTCTACGAGTGCTTGGACTGCTTCCTTTACAATGGTCAACGAAATTATGGAAAGCCTTCGCAACAGCATGTCCAAATGGAATTTTCTTGGGTCAACAGAACATTGAAGTACAACACGATCAGGCGTCTCCTCTACGATTCCTAATCCGATCAGTTTAGACATTATCCCCCTGACTTCTTCGATATGTTCAGAACGCATCCTTTCAGAAGATATTATTGAGAAGAGGTCACGGCCGAGAATGTAGCTACCAACGATTATCCGTTCCAACATCTTCGGGTCGTCACATAAATCAGAGTTGCAGATGTACTCCTCGATTCCTTCTGTTGGTTTGAGAATTTTGCTTGGAAATAACTTAAGAGAGCCATCTTTTTCTGGCGCAAGGAAGACTGTGTCTCCACGTTTCAGATTCATTTCCTTCACATAGTTGCTGGGTAGAGAGACCGATAAGGTTGAGTAGCCAACTTTTTGTAACTTTCTACTCTCCATATGACACCCACCATCTATTTATAGTATTTACTAATGGCTACAATATAAACATTACGTATTTATTGACATGCGTTATAAATATACTTGGTGGAAAAGAGGTGGTATATATGCCAAAATGGAAAACCGTAAGGCTCCGGCAAAAACTCGTAGAAGAAGCTAAGAGAGAGGTCGAAAGAAGCCAATACCAAAGTCTCTCCGAATTCGTTTCAGAAGCAATTCGAAATCGCATGCAAACATTGGCCAAAGAAAGAGTATCGGAATATCTAGAACGAGATAGGAAAAGCAGGACGCTTTATCGCCACCATCAATTATTCTATACGCCAAAACACATTTGTGCCCACGCGGCTCTTCAAAGGAACGTCAAAATCGGAATAACCGATTATTTCCAGGACCAACTCAAGGAGATAGTTAATATCCGAACTGACAAAGCCGGAGAAAAAGTTTCTAAAGATGAACCCTTCGGAGTGGTAGAAACTTGGTGGTTCACATATGACTTGTATTCTCCATTAAACGGAAAGATAGTCTCAGTTAACAAAAAGATCATCGACGATCCATTCCTATTGAACGTAGATCCGTATCAGTGGGTTGTGGAAGTTGAGCCTACACACACTGAAGTCAACTCATGGATGAATGGGCTACTAAGTTTAGGAGAGTACAAAAATTTAGTCACTAAACTTGAAGGTCGACTTCACTGAGTGAAGATAGGAGAAAAGTACATGCCAGAATGGAAAACGATACGCGTCAGACAAGAACTCGCGACCGCGGCAAAGAGGACGCTTGACACGGGCCGCTACCGTAGTCTCTCCGAATTTGTTTCTGAAGCTATTCGACTGCGCCTCGATGAACTGAAGCAAAGCCATGAAAAGATTGCTGAGAAGCAGGCTAAATACCCCATGATCCAAGAACGACTGCTTTACACACCCAATCACATGTGGGCAATGGTAACTCCAGAAGGAAAAATAAGTGTAGGTCTATCCGACTACGCCCAAAGGCACCTGAAGGGAATAGCCGACATCCAGACCCACCCAGTTGGATATGAAGTGAAGAAAGGGGAGCCCTTCGGAGTTGTTGAAACATGGATGTTTATGTTTGACCTCTACTCGCCCGTCAGTGGCAAAATAATCAAAATCAATAAAGCCCTCCTAGACGAGCCTTACATAATCAACAAGGATCCATATGAAATAATATGGATAGCAGAAATCAAACCTAACACCATAGTCACATTAGAAGAAGAATTAAGGGATTTGATGGTGACAACTCAATATAAAACGTGGGTGCATAAGCCCAGTCGATCACGAATCCTAAGCATCTAATCAACGCCCCTTTTTTTAACATCGCTAAGCGGACAACAGTGGGGGTGCTTCAAACGTATGGCGGCAGCTAGTTGCGCTTTCAAGAACAAACGGAGGCTACCACCATGTCGCGCCGCATGTCCCGCTGACGTGAATGTTCAAGGGTACATTGCTCTACTTCAGCAAGGCAAATTCAAAGAATCGGTGGAACTTATAAGAAAGAGCATGCCCTTTCCGGCAATTTGCGGCAGAGTCTGCTTCAGTCCTTGTCAAGATGCCTGTTCAAGAAAAAACATCGACCAGCCTGTGGGCATTCGTTATTTGAAACAGTTTGCTGCAGACATTGAACGCGAACAAGGGCGAATCAAACCAGATCCCATACCTAAAACGCACAGCGAAAAAGTGGTGATAGTTGGCGCGGGACCAGCAGGACTGAGCGCTGCATACGAACTCGCAAAACTCGGCTATCCAGTCACAGTTTTTGAGCGTATGCCTGAACCTGGCGGCATGATGCGATATGGTATCCCTGACTATCGTCTGCAAAAATATGTTGTGACCAATGAAATAGCTTACATCCAAGATCTGGGTGTGGAAATCAAGACAGGAGTAGAATTCGGCAAAGACGTGCAGCTCGACACTCTACGAAACGAGGGCTACAAAGCTATATTCATAGCGAACGGAGCGCAACTGAGCAGAAAACTAAGGATACCAGGCGAGGATTTAGAGGGCGTTTTTCACGCGATTGAGTTTTTAAGGCATGTATCTCTAAGAAAAACCGTTGATGTAGGCGAAAAAGTTGCAGTCATTGGAGGAGGCAACAGCGCCATTGATGCCGCTTGCACCTCGCTAAGGCTTGGGGCAAAAGAGGTCACGATTCTCTACCGTCGCTCGCGGAACGAAATGCCAGCGCTTCCCCACGAAATAGAGGCCGCCAAAGAAGAAGGAATTAAGTTCAATTTTCTAGTTGCACCCACACAAATTATTGGTGAAGAAGGCAGGGTCAAGATTATAGAATGTTTGAAGATGGAGCTGGGAGAGCCTGACGCAAGCGGCAGAAGGCGTCCAGTGCCCATCCAAGGGTCTGAGCACACGTATGAGGTGGATACAGTAATTCCGGCGATCGGCCAACTGCCGGAAACTTCATGTCTACCTTCCATTCTTTTGGATGAGCGTGCACATGCAATTTCGGTTGATCCATTAACGCTGGAGACTAGTATCCCAGGCGTTTTTGCGGGAGGCGACATAGTCACTGGTCCCGCAAGCATCATCGAGGCTATAGGTGCAGGCAAACGAGCGGCTGTCTCGATCGACCGTTATTTAAACGGCAAGAATTTGAGGACTGGAAGAGAAGAGGAAATTGAGGAGACAACTTGGGTTAAAGACTGGGAAAAGATAACGAAAAAGCCTGAAAGATACACCGCCCCACACATAGACATAGGGAGACAGAAAGTAAGCTTTGAGGAAGCCGATGAACTTTTAGCGAAGACCAAAGAAGTCGCCATGTTCGAAGCCAGGAGGTGTCTCGAATGCGGGCCATGCACAGAGTGTCTCGGAAGCGATGGGTTGTGTGAAGCTGACAAAGCTGTAGTTGATGAAACTTTATGCACCGGCTGCAACGTCTGCGCGGTAGTTTGTCCATACGGCGCCATAAAGAAGAACGAAAGGGGGATTGCACAAGTCGACGAAGATCTGTGTAAAGGCTGTGGAACCTGTAGTGCAAGTTGTCCCGACCGGGCGATTACTATGCAGCGATCTACAGTTGTTCAAATTGTGACTAATGTTGTAGCCGCTTTGGGGAGGGAGTCCGTATGATGTTTAGGCCTAAAATCATTGGTTTTATATGTAACTGGAGTTTGCCTACAGAGGTGGACATTGCGAGCACTAGCAGAATACAAGGTTACCCCAAAATACGCATCGTACGAGTAATGTGTGTTGGGAGAATCGATCCAGTTATCGTGCTGGAAACCTTTGCCCGAGGTGCAGACGGAGTTTTAGTAATTGGTTGTCACCCACCCGATTGCCATTACATCGAAGGAAACCTTCAAGCAGAACGAAAAATTAAGATGCTGAAGAAACTCATTTCGCGAACTGGTCTTGAACCAGAGCGCCTTCGGCTAGACTGGGCTTATGCATCCGAAATTGAGTGCTTCCCAAAGATCGTTGACGATTTTAGAAATCAGGTGACGGCGCTAGGACCGTCTCCTTTAGCCGGAGAAGAACCAGACAAAAACATATTGGCTGAAATAATGGCAGCCAAAGCGGTGGCGGGAGATTCTAGACTACGAACGCTGGTGGGCAGGGAGAAGCAAATGATCGAAGAAGGAAACGTATACGATGAGAAGGTGGAGCAGGAGGAGTTTGACGAAGTGATGGATGAGAGCATTGATGCAGAGTACGTACGAAGCAGAATCCGTCTCCTAGTGAAGGATAACCCCATGTCCATTGAGGGGTTGGCCAAACATTTGAGCTTAGACCCGAAAAAGGTGTTGCGTCACATAGTAGTTTTGAGGCAGAGGGGTTTAGTTGCGCTGGATAGAATCGAAGGGGAGGACCCACTATACATCGCATTGGAGGTAGTGTGATGAAGGAAAAGGTGGGCGCCGTGCTAGTCGTGGGTGGCGGAATTGCCGGAATACAGGCGTCGCTCGATCTGGCTGACTCAGGATTCAAAGTGTATCTGCTAGATGAATCGCCCAGCATAGGAGGCACCATGACGCAACTTGACAAAACGTTTCCAACTAATGATTGTGCAATGTGCATTCTCGCGCCGAAATTGGTTACGGCTGGAAGGCACCCCAACATTGAACTAATAATGGGCGCAGAAATAAAGAGCGTCGAAGGTGAAGAAGGACACTTCCAGATCACGTTGGTAAGGAAACCAAGGTACATTGATGAAGAGAAGTGCACAGGCTGTGGTGTATGTGCTCAAGAGTGTCCTGTTGAAGCAATAGACGAATTCAATCAAGGCCTAAGCGAAAGAAGCGCGATCTACGTTAAGTATCCTCAGGCAGTTCCATTAGTTTACGCCATTGACAGGGACAAGTGCATCGGCTGTGGCACCTGCCAAGAAGTCTGTAAGGCAGGCGCGGTCCAATATGACGAAAAGGAAAAGGAAATTGCGTTACATGTTGGTTCAATCATACTGGCACCAGGTTTCGAAGAGTTTGATCCAAAGCTCAAAAGGGAGTACAGCTATGGGCAATGCTCGAACGTGGTGTCAAGCATTGAATTTGAGCGTATTTTAAGCGCTTCAGGACCCTATGGTGGATTGGTTTTACGCCCCTCTGATGGTAAGGTTCCACGGAAGATAGCATTCATTCAATGTGTTGGTTCACGTGACGCTAAGCTCGGAAATAATTACTGCTCCTCAGCTTGTTGCATGTACGCCATTAAAGAGGCAATCATAGCTAGAGAACACAACCCGGATCTTCAGTGCACCATTTTCTTTATGGATATGCGCACTTACGGGAAGGAGTTTGACGCTTACTACAATAGGGCCGAAGACGAATACGAAGTGAAGTTCGTTAGATCTCGAGTATCCCATGTTGAAGAGGTTCCAGAATCACAAAACCTCTTGGTGAGATATGTTGAAGATGGGAATCCTAAGACGGAAGAAGTAGATCTCGTGGTGCTATCAGTTGGAATGAGGCCACCTAAACACGCTGAAGAATTGGCAAAAACGCTCGACATCAAATTAAATAAATATAACTTCTGTTATTTCGAAACATTCTCACCATTAGAAACATCTAGGCCAGGAATATTCGTTTGCGGAGCGTTTTCCTCTCCAAAAGACATTCCTGAAAGCGTGGCGCAGGCGAGCGGGGCTGCAGTGAAAGCGGCTAGCTTGATTTCTTCAGAGAGAGGGATGCTCGCAACTGTAAAGGAGTATCCACCGGAGAGAGATGTATCTGGCGAGGAGCCCCGCATTGGAGTTTTTGTCTGCCACTGCGGCATAAACATTGGTGGAATAGTCAATGTGCCGGAAGTCGTAGAGTACGTTAAAGCACTGCCAAATGTTGTTTACGCGGAGCACAATTTGTATACCTGCTCACAAGACACACAAAAGAGAATAAGGGAAATAATAAACGAACACAACCTCAATCGCGTGGTTGTGGCATCGTGCACCCCCAGAACTCATGAACCGCTTTTCAGAGAAACCATTCGCGAAGCCGGACTTAACATTTACCTCTTCGAGATGGCAAATATTCGTGACCAATGTAGCTGGGTACACATACATGAACCTGAAGAAGCAACTAAAAAAGCGAAGGACCTTGTTAGATCCATCGTCGCCAAAGCCCGCTTGATGAAGCCTCTCAAAAAACCCATGATTGATGTTACGCCCACTGGCCTAGTGATCGGTGGCGGCTTGTCTGGAATGACTGCTGCCTTAGAACTCGCAAAACAAGGCTTCGAAGTCCATTTGGTGGAGAAGGAGAAGGAACTGGGAGGGCACCTACGCCACATCCACTATCTTCTTGGATCTGAGGACCCGCAGGAGCGACTGAGGTCAATAATTAAGGAAGTTACTGAAAACGAGAAGGTTCACGTTTATCTAAATTCTGAAATTTCTGATGTTGAGGGATACGTGGGGGGCTTCAAGACAACCCTAAACAGTGATGGAAAGAACAAGAAAATAGACCACGGCATCGTGATAGTAGCCAGCGGAGCCATGGAATATAGGCCAACCGAGTATCTCTATGGCGTCAACGAAAGAGTGTTAACTCAGCGTGAATTAGAGGAGAAGCTGGCTAATGGACGGTTTAACGCTAAGACAGTGGCG is a window of Candidatus Bathyarchaeota archaeon DNA encoding:
- a CDS encoding DUF2061 domain-containing protein is translated as MDTKLRSLLKSATWRVTGILVLGATTWIITGNWIQTTYITAIFNVIQVVFYYFHERLWERTNWGKG
- a CDS encoding hydrogenase iron-sulfur subunit; this translates as MMFRPKIIGFICNWSLPTEVDIASTSRIQGYPKIRIVRVMCVGRIDPVIVLETFARGADGVLVIGCHPPDCHYIEGNLQAERKIKMLKKLISRTGLEPERLRLDWAYASEIECFPKIVDDFRNQVTALGPSPLAGEEPDKNILAEIMAAKAVAGDSRLRTLVGREKQMIEEGNVYDEKVEQEEFDEVMDESIDAEYVRSRIRLLVKDNPMSIEGLAKHLSLDPKKVLRHIVVLRQRGLVALDRIEGEDPLYIALEVV
- a CDS encoding FAD-dependent oxidoreductase, with the protein product MAAASCAFKNKRRLPPCRAACPADVNVQGYIALLQQGKFKESVELIRKSMPFPAICGRVCFSPCQDACSRKNIDQPVGIRYLKQFAADIEREQGRIKPDPIPKTHSEKVVIVGAGPAGLSAAYELAKLGYPVTVFERMPEPGGMMRYGIPDYRLQKYVVTNEIAYIQDLGVEIKTGVEFGKDVQLDTLRNEGYKAIFIANGAQLSRKLRIPGEDLEGVFHAIEFLRHVSLRKTVDVGEKVAVIGGGNSAIDAACTSLRLGAKEVTILYRRSRNEMPALPHEIEAAKEEGIKFNFLVAPTQIIGEEGRVKIIECLKMELGEPDASGRRRPVPIQGSEHTYEVDTVIPAIGQLPETSCLPSILLDERAHAISVDPLTLETSIPGVFAGGDIVTGPASIIEAIGAGKRAAVSIDRYLNGKNLRTGREEEIEETTWVKDWEKITKKPERYTAPHIDIGRQKVSFEEADELLAKTKEVAMFEARRCLECGPCTECLGSDGLCEADKAVVDETLCTGCNVCAVVCPYGAIKKNERGIAQVDEDLCKGCGTCSASCPDRAITMQRSTVVQIVTNVVAALGRESV
- a CDS encoding phosphate uptake regulator PhoU produces the protein MESRKLQKVGYSTLSVSLPSNYVKEMNLKRGDTVFLAPEKDGSLKLFPSKILKPTEGIEEYICNSDLCDDPKMLERIIVGSYILGRDLFSIISSERMRSEHIEEVRGIMSKLIGLGIVEETPDRVVLQCSVDPRKFHLDMLLRRLSIISLTIVKEAVQALVEFDTSLAKDAINREDEADMMYLLAMRLLISAQRRREVAKEIGLKDPLHILYFGLMLRYLELIADYAEEIARRVIELLQKYRDQLPKWVIERISNLNDLTHDLVLKSVDCFFIGDIKIANSLLEIRTFIELERDRLMQELPEIPHLRLILWNITRIAHNGARIALIAIDNSLERKTKICSKRWSTSFK
- a CDS encoding CoB--CoM heterodisulfide reductase iron-sulfur subunit A family protein, encoding MKEKVGAVLVVGGGIAGIQASLDLADSGFKVYLLDESPSIGGTMTQLDKTFPTNDCAMCILAPKLVTAGRHPNIELIMGAEIKSVEGEEGHFQITLVRKPRYIDEEKCTGCGVCAQECPVEAIDEFNQGLSERSAIYVKYPQAVPLVYAIDRDKCIGCGTCQEVCKAGAVQYDEKEKEIALHVGSIILAPGFEEFDPKLKREYSYGQCSNVVSSIEFERILSASGPYGGLVLRPSDGKVPRKIAFIQCVGSRDAKLGNNYCSSACCMYAIKEAIIAREHNPDLQCTIFFMDMRTYGKEFDAYYNRAEDEYEVKFVRSRVSHVEEVPESQNLLVRYVEDGNPKTEEVDLVVLSVGMRPPKHAEELAKTLDIKLNKYNFCYFETFSPLETSRPGIFVCGAFSSPKDIPESVAQASGAAVKAASLISSERGMLATVKEYPPERDVSGEEPRIGVFVCHCGINIGGIVNVPEVVEYVKALPNVVYAEHNLYTCSQDTQKRIREIINEHNLNRVVVASCTPRTHEPLFRETIREAGLNIYLFEMANIRDQCSWVHIHEPEEATKKAKDLVRSIVAKARLMKPLKKPMIDVTPTGLVIGGGLSGMTAALELAKQGFEVHLVEKEKELGGHLRHIHYLLGSEDPQERLRSIIKEVTENEKVHVYLNSEISDVEGYVGGFKTTLNSDGKNKKIDHGIVIVASGAMEYRPTEYLYGVNERVLTQRELEEKLANGRFNAKTVAMIQCVGSRNKEHPYCSRICCSQAVKNALKIKELSPETDVYILYKDMRTYGFLEDYYREAASKGVLFIRYDDENKPRVIQEDGKLEVMVWEPVIKMWIPIEADLLALSAATILSSDNERIAKMLKVPLSKDGFFLEAHMKLRPVDFATDGVFLCGLAHWPKSIEESISQACAAAARAITILSKEALEVEGAIASVNEDFCGGCGFCEPVCEYGAIKMEEVDGKLRAHVIEALCKGCGVCGSTCPSGAISMLHFTDDQILAQVRAALKEEAKYD